From one Populus alba chromosome 17, ASM523922v2, whole genome shotgun sequence genomic stretch:
- the LOC118054951 gene encoding uncharacterized protein, whose protein sequence is FGSLSTCISSSSCGRKLILCKLYFSCNLVSIFQLGGGYLFGLPVGFVADSIGAAGAAFLLGRTIGRSFVVSKLKDYPKFSSVAIAIQKSGFKPITLALVYIGTTLKDLSDVTHGWSEFSTTRWVLIVLGLVVSGKLQRS, encoded by the exons TTTGGATCTCTCTCCACTTGCATATCTTCAAGTAGTTGTGGAAGAAAACTTATCCTGTGTAAGCTCTATTTCTCTTGTAACTTGGTCTCCATATTTCAGCTTGGTGGTGGATATCTTTTCGGGTTGCCCGTGGGCTTTGTTGCCGATTCTATTGGCGCTGCTGGGGCAGCATTTCTTCTAGGAAGAACA ATTGGTAGATCTTTCGTTGTCTCCAAGTTGAAGGATTACCCAAAGTTTAGTTCAGTTGCAATTGCTATTCAGAAGTCTGGCTTCAAG CCAATAACCCTTGCTTTAGTGTACATTGGAACGACACTCAAGGATCTTTCTGATGTGACTCATGGGTGGAGTGAGTTTTCAACTACTCGTTGG GTTCTTATTGTATTGGGCCTTGTTGTATCTGGTAAGTTGCAAAGAAGTTAG